The Halarsenatibacter silvermanii genome includes a region encoding these proteins:
- a CDS encoding flagellin → MRIRTNINAIRTNRYINQNNRAMRTTMERLASGYRINSAADDAAGLAISEKMTGQIRGQRQAQENAQDAISLIQTAEGALNETHAILQRLREISVSAATDTLTDSDREALQAEADQLIDEIDRIAQTTEFNTQKLLSGAVPEIDVEGESALEVEVADITEIMPGDYYIETDPEVDTEDDVWDETSEIIYEEEYTDSGETVLDINDEVEAVDEDETIEDNFSLYLEVIDTEEDSVTYSYQLDTVNVDGTTSIETGEITISDGEESFEIGGMEFSIDDFASDEATEGDKKTAGGRANPGLERALEAIRLNRGNNPAAELVLEEKLLQEEGVEFTTHQIDPETGEHYEAQIGLDFPEDDELPDTLDNPDIDEYTESFSVEEPDEEERTEFTFQVGPNSGQNITLEIDDMTSHSLGIAGLDVSNRESADAAIGEIDDAIGRVSSQRGELGAIQNRLQHRVNYLEVAEENLTEARSRIRDADMAREMARFTRQQIIQQAGLAMLAQAHQQPQTVLQLLDTA, encoded by the coding sequence ATGCGCATCAGAACCAATATCAACGCCATCAGGACAAATAGATATATAAATCAAAATAATAGGGCCATGCGCACCACCATGGAGCGGCTGGCCAGCGGTTATCGAATAAATTCCGCCGCCGACGATGCCGCGGGTCTGGCCATCTCCGAGAAGATGACGGGTCAGATAAGAGGCCAGCGTCAGGCGCAGGAGAATGCTCAGGATGCTATTTCCCTCATCCAGACGGCCGAGGGGGCTTTGAACGAGACGCATGCCATCCTGCAGAGACTCAGGGAGATATCTGTCAGCGCGGCCACTGACACGCTTACCGACTCTGATAGGGAGGCCCTGCAGGCCGAAGCCGACCAGTTAATCGACGAGATAGACCGCATAGCCCAAACCACGGAGTTCAACACCCAGAAGCTTCTCTCCGGTGCGGTGCCGGAGATAGATGTGGAAGGGGAAAGCGCGCTGGAAGTTGAGGTAGCAGACATAACGGAGATAATGCCCGGGGATTACTACATCGAGACCGACCCCGAGGTCGATACGGAGGACGATGTGTGGGATGAAACTTCGGAAATTATCTACGAAGAGGAGTACACCGATTCGGGCGAGACCGTGCTGGATATAAATGATGAGGTAGAAGCGGTAGATGAGGATGAGACAATTGAGGACAACTTCTCGCTATACCTGGAGGTAATTGATACTGAAGAAGATTCTGTCACCTACAGCTACCAGCTGGATACCGTTAATGTTGATGGGACAACTTCCATCGAGACCGGTGAGATAACTATATCAGATGGAGAGGAATCCTTCGAGATAGGTGGTATGGAGTTCAGCATAGATGACTTTGCTTCTGATGAAGCCACAGAGGGCGATAAGAAGACAGCAGGCGGCAGGGCCAATCCCGGCCTGGAGAGAGCGCTTGAAGCCATCCGACTCAATAGAGGCAATAATCCCGCGGCCGAGCTGGTTCTGGAGGAGAAGCTGTTGCAGGAAGAGGGAGTGGAATTTACCACCCACCAGATAGACCCCGAGACCGGAGAGCATTATGAGGCGCAGATAGGTCTGGACTTTCCCGAAGACGACGAGCTACCTGATACGCTGGATAATCCCGACATCGACGAGTACACCGAGAGCTTCAGCGTGGAAGAGCCCGACGAGGAGGAGAGAACTGAATTTACCTTCCAGGTGGGCCCCAACTCCGGCCAGAATATCACCCTGGAGATAGACGATATGACCTCCCACTCGCTGGGCATAGCGGGGCTGGACGTATCAAATCGCGAAAGCGCCGATGCTGCCATAGGGGAGATTGACGATGCCATAGGCAGAGTTTCCTCACAGAGGGGAGAGCTGGGCGCCATACAGAACAGACTGCAGCACCGCGTTAACTATCTGGAGGTGGCCGAGGAGAATTTGACCGAGGCCCGCTCGCGCATTAGAGATGCCGACATGGCCCGCGAGATGGCCCGCTTTACCCGTCAGCAGATTATCCAGCAGGCCGGTCTGGCCATGCTGGCCCAGGCCCATCAACAGCCGCAGACCGTGCTGCAGCTTTTGGACACGGCGTGA
- a CDS encoding flagellin, with product MRINHNHISVQANNRLRKNNSAIRNNSESLASGKRINRAADDPAGLGISQRMEARNRGLEQNRQNIQDGKSLLDTADGAVGQMQDKAQRMRELTIQAANGTLTDSEQESIKEEMRSLEAEMSRTSKQTEFNEIPIIDGSLSQKTEDVEGEKETGLDVPDDGNFYSQELEVGEFTVEYRFQRDVDEEGNDILNIELWSEGTRLARDELIQDPIEGEAAAGDPEELNFNDELDSLFTGGADVVDFVPGDGDNTFMAVGTAETDEGEGEEHIFAAEFAFEDGELEVQWEDSYRYEEDLRAEGISIDRLDQEGNEFIISGQTGSEDGDGEVILMKVERDNESIFLDDDFEFEEIIGSNDDFGRSIEGLEGGGKILAASVEAAHGNKDLLVLKLNEDGIYEWEQRIEDSDSDDIVWDIEETSDGDFVIAGESEGAAALHKMSSEGEILSTHTEDSLDHFIDIEEDAEGNIIAAGYDGNDGLEVKKFADNGNELEEEDSNNIDAAPEYSDFTDIDENHDFSLEVVEGPDGDPDEEAYIISASANENDGSREMKTVKLDEDFEEEWDSTELDSGSHGNKMSEISPNSDGGYLAFNPEENEDELENTIAHFDSQGVYQWEKDLTEVFEEVDSGDLNIEEVAAAGDSYLVLIEDEESSDLYAAEIDTDGDINQEEFQLEEVNGEDFSQLQLLDQGEDGFAVITEENDMEELSIHVYEDGGHEDEYTGFSDLDYDVEEINGITRTEEGIAAAGKTGDGSAIEVSAEGRDVYENITVGFEESDEEGVSFEDDELTVGLKEDEIYGVEDVEDVFDEHVENEEVITYFEGGDFEDIISNQNGDDFDNEASVNNLDFEADDEINFLDLENFEEEIELSGGESPERASADDTLTDDIEVTLSVDEDEYDDHSDEYDELEITFEAGDEEDLDISSENDQTDVTITLEDEEVYSEGDIDDILHGEANDDDELPDEVDLENINFEFDGDLLAQNLEGEEFDLDDEETVRDIDQDIDVEILGGDTDDYETIEEYNIDIEFEEDEDVDMGEETGNYEDDTLTVNIAESEQYNSENLKDAIENAVEDAKDGNGELEDIEGENFAVDFEFADADNDADSVNISSGGLDNSDFDLTGADEGEEAEGEEDVNDTTLTITGGRHEDYDDITIDFEVTDDLDPGETDYDIENNNLTIRIGEELKLDEFDIEKSDDSIDFEMAGRSWDGKEITLDEENGDEYSGESEEFGGMWLAELESENNGINTTLEKIFGDDGGLQLQSRSDGFIATGRTDGDNPRVLMVDDDLNVDHDSVDDNGNIKLTEILDDNGGFIVAGKDENDAAVMDRISDEEDLDMDYSDLTFDEDISLVSGFISGSSDDNLQRVEVAEDDFGDEADLSDYRAFSRSIAVDEDENVYVGGNKEYLGQHDESGNIRKLNDEGGLEWENDISENGETPIVQNMHLSQDEDELVVTGSLNEEEMFVYGISADNGDENWSQEFDALSSLSISETEEGEYLVTGHREMENPDELYQYNHGEVDETDVRDITALKLDSDGEVEWRRDYGADDDLAGNVHPSDEGGFVAASSRTSYSYPKAKGDSADDAEATSVKDAVITGVDDNGSWQWDFELGRALRNDDMPENLDIIDNEDSLEGVYVQDSFDSEGEWDGYVMTAHREREDGSEDVITVGLKADDGNEEPEIAWIDSMEAENSYEVGNISATDDGGYVMTGSVEQDGNSNVWARKLNSDGSQDFYSTFTENDGEDHGNHIKEVFVDEEPHYVLTGSTSTEDFAGRAGELEGDQDQLVMMIDADGEIEWADAIGGSGDDSGESIRQYEEGRYIMTGVTSSGTWEDQENGENNGQNGEIQPDGDVSPHPSADSEEAMWTVAYSLEIDSETLSPDKEAEQPAPYGTGEIFLELDNAEVEYNWENSEVTYMSAEGEQHTDSKFGVQVGPDSSDKIFLEIDNVRTENLGFEEGWLDGDFSDEEFVSETLETIDGAIEKLSSARSEIGAFTNRLEHSLSNVENYNENLESARSRIEDADMARKLTEQVRLDILNQAILSMQAQANQQPQTVLQLLGTA from the coding sequence ATGAGAATAAATCACAACCATATCTCTGTACAGGCTAATAACAGGCTTCGCAAAAACAATTCAGCAATACGAAACAATTCCGAAAGCCTTGCCTCCGGTAAGAGAATAAATCGAGCCGCCGATGATCCGGCCGGTCTGGGCATCAGTCAGCGCATGGAAGCACGAAATAGAGGGCTTGAGCAGAACAGGCAAAATATTCAGGATGGCAAGTCTTTACTCGATACCGCCGATGGCGCTGTAGGTCAGATGCAGGACAAGGCCCAAAGAATGCGAGAACTCACAATTCAGGCCGCCAATGGAACACTGACGGACAGTGAGCAGGAATCAATAAAGGAGGAAATGAGATCTTTAGAGGCGGAGATGAGCCGCACCAGCAAGCAGACGGAATTCAATGAAATTCCTATAATTGACGGCAGTTTAAGCCAGAAAACTGAGGATGTAGAAGGAGAGAAGGAAACAGGTTTAGATGTGCCCGATGATGGTAACTTTTATTCTCAGGAGCTAGAAGTGGGGGAATTTACTGTCGAATATCGTTTCCAGAGAGATGTCGACGAAGAAGGAAATGATATTTTGAATATTGAGCTCTGGAGCGAGGGGACCAGGCTGGCCCGGGATGAACTTATCCAGGATCCAATCGAAGGAGAAGCTGCTGCTGGTGATCCGGAAGAATTAAATTTTAATGATGAGCTTGATTCTCTCTTCACCGGCGGCGCAGATGTTGTAGATTTTGTCCCCGGAGATGGTGATAATACTTTTATGGCAGTTGGAACAGCAGAAACAGATGAAGGCGAAGGGGAAGAACATATATTTGCAGCTGAATTCGCTTTTGAAGACGGAGAACTTGAGGTGCAGTGGGAGGACAGTTACCGCTATGAAGAAGATTTGCGTGCTGAAGGCATCAGCATTGATCGTTTGGATCAGGAAGGAAATGAGTTTATAATTTCCGGTCAGACGGGCAGTGAAGATGGGGATGGAGAAGTAATATTGATGAAAGTAGAAAGGGATAATGAATCTATTTTTCTGGATGATGACTTTGAGTTTGAGGAGATTATTGGCAGCAATGACGATTTTGGACGCAGCATCGAAGGGCTTGAGGGAGGCGGCAAAATTTTGGCTGCCAGTGTTGAAGCTGCCCACGGTAATAAAGATCTACTTGTTTTAAAATTGAATGAAGATGGCATCTATGAGTGGGAACAGCGAATAGAGGATAGCGATAGTGATGATATCGTCTGGGATATAGAAGAGACATCTGATGGTGATTTTGTGATAGCGGGTGAGAGTGAAGGAGCTGCAGCTTTACATAAAATGAGCTCCGAGGGAGAAATCCTCTCCACACATACTGAAGATAGTTTAGATCATTTTATCGATATTGAAGAAGATGCTGAGGGGAATATAATTGCAGCGGGTTATGATGGGAATGATGGTCTTGAAGTCAAAAAGTTTGCAGACAATGGTAACGAGCTTGAAGAAGAGGACTCCAACAATATTGACGCTGCTCCGGAATATTCGGATTTCACCGACATTGATGAAAATCACGATTTTAGCCTGGAGGTTGTGGAAGGACCGGATGGTGATCCTGATGAGGAGGCATACATAATTTCAGCATCTGCGAATGAAAACGATGGAAGCCGGGAGATGAAAACTGTAAAGCTGGATGAAGATTTTGAGGAAGAATGGGACTCAACAGAGCTGGACAGCGGTTCTCACGGCAATAAAATGTCAGAGATATCTCCCAACAGTGACGGGGGTTATCTGGCTTTTAACCCCGAAGAAAACGAAGATGAGCTTGAGAACACAATAGCACATTTTGATTCACAGGGAGTTTATCAGTGGGAAAAGGATTTAACTGAGGTATTTGAGGAAGTGGATAGCGGTGACCTTAATATCGAAGAAGTAGCAGCTGCTGGAGACAGCTATCTGGTTTTGATAGAGGATGAGGAAAGCAGTGATTTGTATGCAGCGGAAATTGATACGGATGGAGATATAAACCAGGAAGAATTCCAGCTGGAGGAAGTAAACGGGGAAGATTTTTCCCAATTACAGCTTCTTGATCAGGGCGAAGATGGTTTTGCCGTTATAACAGAAGAGAATGATATGGAGGAATTGAGCATTCATGTCTATGAAGACGGAGGACATGAAGATGAATATACAGGATTTTCAGATCTGGATTATGATGTCGAAGAGATAAATGGGATTACCCGCACGGAAGAAGGCATTGCCGCTGCTGGCAAAACGGGTGATGGTTCTGCAATAGAGGTTTCTGCTGAGGGCAGAGATGTATATGAAAATATAACTGTGGGATTTGAGGAAAGCGATGAAGAGGGCGTTAGTTTCGAAGATGATGAATTAACTGTAGGTCTAAAAGAAGATGAGATTTATGGAGTTGAGGATGTAGAAGATGTTTTTGATGAACATGTTGAAAATGAAGAAGTCATTACATACTTTGAGGGTGGAGATTTTGAAGATATAATATCTAATCAAAATGGTGATGATTTTGATAACGAAGCCAGTGTCAATAATTTGGACTTTGAAGCTGATGATGAAATAAATTTTCTTGATCTGGAAAATTTTGAGGAAGAAATTGAACTCTCCGGAGGTGAGAGCCCTGAAAGAGCATCTGCAGATGATACACTGACTGATGATATAGAGGTTACGCTGTCTGTAGATGAAGATGAATACGATGATCATTCCGATGAATATGATGAATTAGAAATAACATTTGAAGCTGGTGACGAAGAAGATCTTGATATTAGTTCCGAAAATGATCAAACAGATGTAACAATCACTTTGGAAGATGAGGAGGTTTATAGTGAAGGGGATATAGATGATATTCTACATGGAGAAGCAAACGATGATGATGAGCTTCCAGATGAGGTTGATCTTGAAAATATAAATTTTGAATTTGATGGCGATCTACTGGCGCAAAATTTAGAGGGTGAAGAATTTGATCTGGATGATGAGGAGACTGTTAGAGATATTGATCAAGATATCGATGTGGAAATACTTGGCGGCGATACAGATGATTATGAAACAATTGAAGAATATAATATTGATATTGAGTTTGAAGAAGATGAAGATGTAGATATGGGAGAGGAAACAGGAAATTATGAAGATGACACACTAACTGTAAATATTGCGGAATCAGAGCAATATAATTCTGAAAATCTGAAAGATGCTATAGAAAATGCAGTTGAAGATGCAAAAGATGGAAATGGTGAACTGGAAGATATTGAGGGAGAAAATTTCGCAGTAGATTTTGAGTTTGCGGACGCAGACAATGACGCAGACAGCGTAAATATCAGTTCCGGAGGTTTAGACAACAGTGATTTTGACCTGACTGGTGCCGATGAAGGTGAAGAAGCTGAAGGTGAAGAGGATGTTAATGATACTACTCTTACAATTACCGGAGGCAGACATGAGGATTATGATGATATCACCATAGATTTTGAAGTTACAGATGATCTTGATCCGGGAGAGACCGATTATGATATCGAGAATAATAATTTGACGATTAGGATTGGAGAAGAGTTAAAACTTGATGAATTTGATATTGAAAAATCTGATGATAGTATAGATTTTGAAATGGCCGGAAGAAGCTGGGACGGCAAGGAGATAACTTTGGATGAAGAAAATGGAGATGAATACTCCGGTGAAAGCGAGGAATTCGGGGGGATGTGGCTGGCCGAATTGGAGTCAGAAAATAATGGGATAAATACAACTTTGGAAAAGATATTTGGAGATGACGGCGGCCTGCAGCTCCAATCAAGGAGTGATGGGTTTATAGCCACCGGCCGGACTGACGGAGATAATCCCCGGGTACTGATGGTGGATGATGACTTAAATGTAGACCATGATAGTGTTGATGATAATGGAAATATAAAACTTACTGAAATTCTGGATGATAATGGGGGATTCATTGTAGCAGGAAAAGATGAAAATGATGCTGCTGTAATGGATCGGATTTCAGATGAAGAAGACCTTGATATGGATTATTCTGATCTGACTTTTGATGAAGATATTAGTCTGGTATCCGGTTTTATTTCCGGTTCATCTGACGATAATCTTCAGAGAGTTGAAGTTGCTGAAGATGATTTTGGCGACGAAGCCGATCTGTCTGATTACAGGGCTTTTTCTCGCAGTATTGCTGTCGACGAGGATGAGAATGTATATGTTGGGGGAAATAAAGAATATCTGGGCCAGCATGATGAAAGCGGAAATATCCGCAAACTAAACGATGAGGGTGGACTTGAGTGGGAGAACGACATCTCCGAAAACGGTGAAACACCAATTGTTCAGAATATGCATCTATCACAGGATGAAGATGAGCTGGTTGTCACAGGCAGTTTGAATGAGGAAGAAATGTTTGTGTATGGTATTTCAGCTGATAATGGTGATGAGAACTGGTCTCAGGAATTTGATGCCCTCAGCAGTTTAAGTATTAGTGAGACTGAGGAAGGAGAATACCTTGTTACCGGACATCGGGAGATGGAAAATCCGGATGAGCTTTATCAGTACAATCATGGTGAAGTCGATGAAACAGATGTGCGGGATATCACTGCATTGAAGCTCGATTCCGATGGAGAAGTAGAGTGGCGGCGGGATTACGGGGCTGATGATGATCTGGCCGGCAATGTTCATCCTTCCGATGAAGGCGGCTTTGTTGCCGCAAGCAGCAGGACCAGCTATTCCTATCCAAAGGCTAAAGGTGACTCGGCAGATGATGCCGAGGCCACTTCTGTAAAGGATGCTGTTATTACCGGAGTTGATGATAATGGCAGCTGGCAGTGGGATTTTGAACTGGGGCGAGCTCTTCGAAATGATGATATGCCTGAAAATCTTGATATAATAGATAATGAAGATAGTCTGGAAGGAGTATATGTTCAGGATAGTTTTGATTCTGAAGGTGAATGGGATGGATATGTAATGACTGCTCACAGAGAAAGAGAGGATGGCAGTGAAGATGTAATAACGGTTGGACTCAAAGCCGATGATGGCAATGAAGAGCCGGAGATTGCCTGGATTGATAGTATGGAGGCTGAAAACTCTTACGAAGTTGGCAATATTTCTGCCACTGATGATGGTGGATATGTAATGACAGGCAGTGTTGAACAGGATGGCAACAGCAATGTCTGGGCAAGAAAACTCAACAGTGACGGCAGCCAGGATTTTTACAGTACTTTTACAGAAAATGACGGTGAAGATCATGGAAATCACATAAAAGAAGTTTTCGTGGATGAAGAACCGCATTATGTTTTAACCGGCAGCACCTCAACTGAAGATTTTGCTGGCAGAGCCGGGGAACTTGAAGGTGATCAGGATCAGCTTGTCATGATGATTGATGCTGATGGTGAAATCGAATGGGCTGATGCTATCGGCGGCAGCGGAGATGACAGCGGGGAATCTATCCGGCAGTACGAAGAGGGAAGGTATATTATGACCGGGGTCACATCTTCTGGAACCTGGGAAGACCAGGAAAATGGTGAAAATAACGGACAAAATGGCGAAATACAGCCTGATGGCGATGTGTCACCTCACCCTTCAGCCGACTCAGAAGAGGCTATGTGGACTGTTGCTTACAGCCTTGAGATAGATAGCGAGACTTTATCTCCCGATAAAGAGGCAGAACAGCCGGCACCTTATGGTACCGGGGAGATATTTCTTGAACTGGATAATGCCGAAGTCGAATATAACTGGGAGAATTCAGAAGTAACCTATATGTCGGCAGAAGGCGAGCAGCATACCGATTCTAAATTTGGGGTTCAGGTTGGACCGGATTCCTCTGATAAGATTTTTCTGGAAATAGATAATGTTAGAACCGAAAATTTAGGTTTTGAGGAAGGCTGGCTCGACGGTGATTTTTCCGATGAGGAATTTGTCAGTGAAACTTTAGAAACCATAGATGGCGCCATTGAAAAGCTGAGTTCTGCCCGCTCGGAAATAGGAGCTTTCACAAATAGGCTGGAGCATTCTTTGAGCAACGTGGAAAATTATAATGAAAACCTTGAATCCGCTCGTTCTCGTATAGAAGATGCCGATATGGCCCGGAAACTGACAGAACAGGTCAGGCTTGATATCTTAAATCAGGCCATATTGTCGATGCAGGCCCAGGCTAATCAACAGCCGCAGACCGTGCTGCAGCTTTTGGGAACGGCGTGA
- a CDS encoding IS1096 element passenger TnpR family protein: MGEILQLKVKFPGTGTCKRFLIESEDTFQDLHEFLFDILGRHDRTHLHEFIIKKNIKVAPEENGAPNGLGHFSFAKSDEGDYYKQDKTKLAKFLMKKGQSFIYRYDFGDDWRYDIILEKMKDREYIEEYDEFPVKIEDDF; the protein is encoded by the coding sequence ATGGGAGAAATATTGCAGCTGAAGGTTAAATTTCCTGGCACCGGAACCTGTAAGCGGTTTTTGATAGAAAGTGAAGATACCTTTCAAGATCTGCATGAATTTCTATTTGATATATTGGGTCGACATGATAGGACTCATCTGCATGAATTCATCATAAAAAAGAACATAAAAGTTGCCCCAGAGGAGAACGGAGCTCCCAATGGTCTGGGACATTTTAGCTTTGCGAAGAGTGACGAAGGAGATTATTATAAGCAGGATAAAACTAAGCTGGCTAAATTTTTGATGAAAAAGGGACAGAGTTTCATTTATCGATATGATTTCGGCGATGACTGGAGATACGATATCATCCTGGAGAAAATGAAGGATAGAGAATATATCGAAGAATATGACGAGTTTCCGGTGAAGATTGAAGATGATTTTTAG
- a CDS encoding UPF0175 family protein: MPAKKEVEFPEEILVSLKTSEDELIKEMKLALAVKYFKEKKLSVGQAAELAEMPEEDFIRYLGEEEISVFRYDDLEELEEDIENA, translated from the coding sequence ATGCCTGCTAAAAAAGAAGTGGAATTTCCAGAAGAAATACTTGTAAGTTTAAAAACCAGTGAAGATGAATTAATAAAAGAGATGAAACTGGCGCTGGCTGTCAAATATTTTAAGGAGAAAAAATTATCCGTAGGTCAGGCCGCTGAACTGGCAGAAATGCCAGAAGAAGATTTTATTAGATATCTAGGAGAAGAAGAAATATCTGTTTTTAGATATGATGATTTGGAAGAATTAGAGGAAGATATTGAAAATGCCTGA
- a CDS encoding DUF3368 domain-containing protein: MPEVVADSTVIIFLSNIGHLWLIKELYEEIYIPEAVLKEIRVKGESSKAFRNMDKADYIKKFNSENIKASDFLSSSIHKGEAEVIALAKQIEATRVIIDDYAARKHARYLDLNVTGTLGVLLRAKNEGLIDSVKPLVDKMIEEGFHVDDKLYNFVLKKANE; this comes from the coding sequence ATGCCTGAAGTTGTTGCTGATTCTACAGTAATAATATTTTTATCTAATATCGGGCATTTATGGCTGATAAAAGAGCTATATGAGGAAATTTACATTCCGGAAGCCGTTTTGAAAGAAATTCGAGTAAAAGGGGAATCTTCGAAAGCTTTTCGAAATATGGATAAAGCTGATTATATTAAAAAATTTAATTCAGAGAATATTAAAGCTAGCGATTTTCTCTCTTCATCCATTCATAAAGGGGAAGCAGAAGTTATTGCTCTGGCAAAACAAATCGAGGCAACCAGGGTTATTATTGACGACTACGCAGCAAGAAAACACGCCCGGTATTTGGACTTGAATGTCACGGGGACTTTGGGAGTTTTATTGAGAGCTAAAAATGAAGGGCTGATTGATAGTGTTAAGCCACTTGTGGATAAAATGATAGAAGAAGGATTTCATGTAGATGATAAACTCTATAACTTCGTTTTGAAGAAGGCAAATGAATAA
- a CDS encoding type I restriction-modification system subunit M, producing MTDKLTLDELESHLWESANILRGSIDSADYKNYIFGLLFLKRLSDVFQENREHIKEEYGEEFLDDPDFYTESYVYVPERARWEHIKEQTQDIGADINKAFEKLEQENPVLEGVLTPVDFNDKERLPDHVLEELIQHYSDINLGNDDLDDPDILGRAYEYLIRQFADDAGKKGGEFYTPRGVVKLLVRILDPEENMRVYDPCCGSGGMLVYSAEHIRDNGNSMEHISLFGQERNLNTWAICKMNMFLHELFDARIERGDTMREPEFTQDGELQQFDRVIANPMWNQKEWSKEYLQEANPYGRFSYGFPPKNSADWAWIQHMLASANREGKVGVVLDNGALFRSRSEGKIRKKVLEDDLVEAVIALPENLFYNTSSPGCILIFNKDKPSERRDKVIFIYGEENFEEGSNQNYLREKHRDKIVEAYRDYEDVEKYCRVVDMEEIERNDYNLNVPRYVDTTEPEEPIDVDEVLDELSELEDERNEVEDEMYGYLEELGYDG from the coding sequence TTGACAGATAAATTAACACTTGATGAACTGGAATCGCACCTCTGGGAATCGGCAAATATATTAAGAGGCAGCATAGATTCTGCTGACTACAAGAACTATATTTTCGGACTTTTATTTTTAAAAAGATTAAGCGATGTCTTCCAGGAAAATAGAGAACATATTAAAGAAGAGTATGGCGAAGAATTTCTTGATGACCCTGATTTTTATACCGAATCATATGTATATGTACCGGAGAGAGCCCGATGGGAACACATAAAAGAACAGACTCAGGATATAGGAGCAGATATCAATAAAGCCTTTGAGAAGCTGGAGCAGGAAAACCCTGTCCTTGAAGGTGTGCTGACACCGGTTGATTTTAATGACAAAGAGAGATTACCTGACCACGTTTTAGAAGAGCTGATACAGCACTATTCTGATATAAATCTGGGTAATGATGATTTGGATGACCCCGACATACTGGGAAGAGCTTATGAATATCTTATACGACAGTTTGCTGATGATGCGGGCAAGAAGGGGGGCGAGTTCTACACTCCCCGTGGTGTGGTTAAATTATTGGTGAGAATTCTCGACCCGGAAGAAAACATGAGAGTGTATGACCCCTGCTGTGGGTCTGGAGGTATGCTCGTTTATTCCGCCGAACATATAAGAGACAACGGCAACAGTATGGAACATATATCCTTATTCGGTCAGGAAAGAAATCTAAATACCTGGGCTATCTGCAAAATGAATATGTTTTTACATGAGCTATTTGATGCCCGGATTGAACGCGGCGACACGATGAGGGAGCCCGAATTTACCCAGGATGGAGAATTGCAGCAGTTCGACAGGGTAATCGCCAATCCCATGTGGAACCAGAAAGAATGGAGCAAGGAATACCTGCAGGAGGCCAATCCTTACGGCAGATTCTCCTATGGTTTCCCACCTAAAAACTCCGCAGACTGGGCCTGGATACAGCATATGCTGGCCAGCGCCAATAGAGAAGGTAAAGTCGGTGTTGTGCTCGATAATGGAGCATTATTCCGCAGCCGGTCGGAGGGTAAAATAAGGAAAAAAGTGCTGGAAGATGATTTGGTGGAAGCTGTTATTGCCCTGCCGGAGAATTTATTCTATAACACCTCATCTCCGGGCTGTATCCTGATATTTAATAAAGATAAACCGAGTGAACGCCGGGATAAAGTCATATTCATATATGGTGAAGAGAATTTTGAAGAAGGCAGCAATCAAAACTATCTGAGGGAAAAACATAGAGATAAAATAGTTGAGGCTTATCGTGATTATGAGGATGTAGAAAAATATTGTCGGGTAGTTGATATGGAAGAAATAGAGAGGAACGATTATAACCTAAATGTGCCGAGATATGTTGATACCACCGAGCCGGAGGAGCCTATAGATGTTGATGAGGTGTTAGATGAATTGAGTGAATTGGAAGATGAAAGAAATGAAGTAGAAGATGAGATGTATGGTTATCTTGAAGAGTTGGGGTATGATGGTTGA